A stretch of the Haloarcula ordinaria genome encodes the following:
- a CDS encoding UxaA family hydrolase: MSSVPDQGEVDPSERTFEGYRRDDGTVGVRNNVLVMPSVICSHIVADRIADSAESAVSVPHDHGCAQIGSDHEQTERTMVNLSQNPNIAGTTVVGLGCEHLQSGELAARIAEQDRPVRETAIQDAGGSDACIEEGTDAVAELASTAETADRTRASLADLTIGVVSSDVEDSTRTVADPLVGDVVASLLEAGGRVVVAGTERLAAHEATVGDRAANEAAADALRAVANRSARQPGNVRNVVHRSADLSLESLTAAWGDAPAEEVIQNGERATAPRGLTVVDAPSRFEEATTALAAAGASLVVHVTADGIPTGHPVVPVLKVTGDAETASALATDIDIDARTADADDVLERLAAVADGELTATERHGLTKFAISRIGPSL, from the coding sequence ATGTCGTCCGTGCCCGACCAGGGCGAGGTGGACCCGTCAGAGCGAACCTTCGAGGGGTACCGGCGCGACGACGGCACCGTCGGCGTCCGGAACAACGTGCTCGTCATGCCCTCGGTCATCTGCTCGCACATCGTGGCCGACCGCATCGCCGACTCGGCCGAGAGCGCGGTCAGCGTCCCCCACGACCACGGCTGTGCCCAGATCGGGTCCGACCACGAACAGACCGAACGGACGATGGTGAACCTCTCACAGAACCCGAACATCGCCGGGACCACGGTCGTCGGCCTGGGCTGTGAGCACCTGCAGAGCGGCGAACTCGCGGCTCGTATCGCCGAACAGGACCGCCCCGTACGCGAGACGGCGATACAGGACGCCGGCGGGTCGGACGCCTGTATCGAGGAGGGTACCGACGCGGTCGCGGAGCTTGCAAGCACGGCCGAGACCGCTGACCGGACCCGAGCTTCGCTGGCCGACCTCACCATCGGCGTCGTCAGCTCCGACGTCGAAGACTCGACGCGGACGGTCGCGGACCCCCTCGTCGGCGACGTGGTCGCGTCCCTGCTGGAGGCGGGCGGCCGCGTCGTCGTCGCCGGGACGGAGCGACTGGCGGCCCACGAGGCGACCGTCGGTGACCGCGCCGCGAACGAGGCGGCCGCCGACGCGCTCAGAGCGGTCGCCAATCGGAGTGCTCGCCAGCCGGGCAACGTGCGGAACGTCGTCCACCGGTCTGCCGACCTCTCGCTTGAGTCGCTCACCGCCGCCTGGGGCGATGCCCCCGCCGAGGAGGTCATCCAGAACGGTGAGCGGGCGACGGCACCGCGGGGGCTGACAGTCGTGGACGCGCCGTCGCGGTTCGAGGAGGCGACGACGGCGCTCGCGGCCGCCGGTGCGTCGCTCGTCGTCCACGTCACCGCCGACGGGATTCCGACCGGGCATCCGGTCGTCCCCGTCCTCAAGGTGACCGGCGACGCGGAGACGGCGTCAGCGCTGGCGACGGACATCGACATCGATGCCCGGACGGCCGACGCGGATGACGTGCTCGAACGCCTCGCCGCCGTCGCCGACGGGGAGCTGACCGCGACGGAGCGCCACGGTCTCACGAAGTTCGCCATCAGCCGTATCGGTCCGTCACTATAA
- a CDS encoding UxaA family hydrolase: MRGEVLGGVGLHMSHDDNVVTAIDDIDAGMTIPYDGADIEVAESVPFGHKIALVELTAGEEVLKYGEVIGRATERIAPGEWVHTHNCESNRGRGDIADTEEEVA; this comes from the coding sequence ATGAGAGGCGAAGTGCTCGGCGGCGTCGGCCTCCACATGAGCCACGACGACAACGTCGTCACGGCTATCGACGACATCGACGCTGGAATGACGATTCCGTACGACGGGGCCGACATCGAGGTGGCGGAGTCGGTCCCGTTCGGTCACAAGATCGCGCTCGTCGAACTGACTGCTGGGGAGGAGGTACTGAAGTACGGCGAGGTCATCGGTCGAGCGACCGAGCGCATCGCGCCGGGCGAGTGGGTCCACACGCACAACTGTGAGAGCAACCGTGGCCGCGGCGACATCGCCGACACCGAGGAGGAGGTGGCCTGA
- a CDS encoding FAD-binding and (Fe-S)-binding domain-containing protein: MATDSGPPTDESAYDYRSDDVARPGLVADLEAVVEGEVRFDEYSRQLYATDASIYEVLPIGVVFPRSTEDVAAVVSYCADREIPVLPRGGGTSLAGQTVNEAVVLDLSRHMDALVETRPGERRARAQVGITLGDLNAALAADGLKFAPDPAWGDKSVLGGAIGNNSTGAHSLKYGKTDAYVEECEVVLADGTVTTFGEVTREQLRARADPEGDLEARIYAELDRILEEEQEEIEARYPDLKRNVSGYNLDWVVQELREDVVVNLASLLAGSEGTLAVVTEAEVSLEPIPETKSMALLAYDDLIEAMADVSDILEHDPAAVEILDDVLVDMASETAEFADVVEMLPEGTTAVLLVEFYAEDDAEGKQKVADLLADRTDGLATEAEPTDGGIALEAPVRAFAALEAHDEAERERFWKLRKSGLPILLSRTTDAKHVAFIEDTAIPPERLPEYVADFQALLDQHDTFASFYAHAGPGVLHIRPLVNTKTVEGVEQMETIADEVTDLVVKYGGSVSGEHGDGRARTQWNKKLYGEDLWQTFRDLKSAFDPDWLLNPGQVCGDVDMTENLRFDPDYEFDAGFEETLEWDNDNGMQGMVELCHGCGGCRGPQETTGGVMCPTYRAADEEITATRGRANMLRQAMSGDLPDDPTDEEFMSEVLDLCIGCKGCAKDCPSEVDMAKLKAEVTHAYHQEHGSSLRDKLFANVDTLASLGSTFAPLSNVASKVPGARTVLEKTVGIASDRTLPTFERATLQDWFDDREPRVSETEADRKAVLFPDTYTNYSHPEIGRAAVRVLEAAGVHVRLSDRTDSGRPAHSKGFLDKSRAAAEANVEALTPAVDNGWDVVLVEPSDAVMFQLDYLDLLSGEAVETLAANSYGLCEYLDRFDLDRNVDWAAPGEALTYHGHCHQKATKKDHHAVGVLRRAGYEVDPLDSGCCGMAGSFGYEAEHFSMSKAIGSILFDQVADSDGEQVVAPGASCRTQLGDRERATDEPPHPAEMLAAALP; encoded by the coding sequence ATGGCAACCGACTCTGGCCCACCGACGGACGAATCGGCCTACGACTACCGAAGCGACGACGTCGCCCGACCCGGGCTCGTCGCTGACCTCGAGGCGGTCGTCGAGGGCGAGGTGCGGTTCGACGAGTACTCCCGGCAGCTCTACGCGACGGACGCGAGCATCTACGAGGTGCTGCCCATCGGCGTCGTGTTCCCGCGTTCGACCGAGGACGTCGCGGCCGTCGTCTCGTACTGTGCCGACCGCGAGATACCGGTGCTCCCACGCGGGGGCGGGACGAGTCTCGCGGGCCAGACGGTCAACGAGGCGGTCGTCCTCGACCTCAGCCGACACATGGACGCGCTCGTCGAGACTCGACCGGGCGAGCGACGGGCCCGCGCCCAGGTCGGTATCACGCTCGGCGACCTGAACGCCGCACTCGCGGCCGACGGCCTGAAGTTCGCGCCGGACCCAGCCTGGGGGGACAAGAGCGTCCTCGGTGGGGCCATCGGCAACAACTCCACGGGCGCGCATTCCCTGAAGTACGGTAAGACCGACGCCTACGTCGAGGAGTGCGAGGTGGTGCTCGCCGACGGCACGGTCACCACGTTCGGCGAGGTCACGCGCGAGCAACTCCGGGCCAGGGCCGACCCCGAGGGCGACTTGGAAGCGCGCATCTACGCCGAACTCGACCGCATCCTCGAGGAAGAACAGGAGGAAATCGAGGCTCGTTATCCCGACCTCAAGCGGAACGTCTCGGGGTACAACCTCGACTGGGTCGTCCAGGAACTTCGGGAGGACGTCGTCGTCAACCTCGCGTCGCTGCTGGCCGGCAGCGAGGGGACTCTCGCCGTCGTCACCGAAGCCGAGGTGTCGCTCGAACCAATCCCCGAGACGAAGTCGATGGCGCTGCTGGCCTACGACGACCTCATCGAGGCGATGGCCGACGTCTCGGACATCCTCGAACACGACCCCGCGGCGGTCGAGATTCTGGACGACGTGCTCGTCGACATGGCGAGCGAAACGGCCGAGTTCGCAGACGTCGTCGAGATGCTCCCCGAGGGGACCACCGCGGTCCTGCTCGTGGAGTTCTACGCCGAGGACGACGCCGAGGGGAAGCAGAAGGTGGCGGACCTGCTGGCCGACCGCACCGACGGCCTCGCCACCGAGGCCGAGCCGACGGACGGCGGGATCGCCCTGGAGGCCCCGGTTCGGGCCTTCGCCGCGCTGGAGGCCCACGACGAGGCCGAACGAGAGCGGTTCTGGAAGCTCCGCAAGTCCGGCCTCCCTATCCTCCTCTCGCGGACGACCGACGCGAAACACGTCGCGTTCATCGAGGACACCGCCATCCCGCCCGAGCGGCTGCCGGAGTACGTCGCGGATTTCCAGGCGCTGCTCGACCAACACGACACCTTCGCCTCGTTCTACGCCCACGCCGGACCGGGCGTGCTCCACATCCGGCCGCTGGTCAACACCAAGACCGTCGAGGGCGTCGAACAGATGGAGACAATCGCCGACGAAGTCACCGACTTGGTGGTGAAGTACGGCGGGAGCGTCTCCGGCGAACACGGCGACGGGCGCGCCCGGACCCAGTGGAACAAGAAACTCTACGGCGAGGACCTCTGGCAGACGTTCCGCGACCTCAAATCGGCGTTCGACCCCGACTGGCTGCTCAATCCCGGCCAGGTCTGTGGCGACGTCGACATGACCGAGAACCTCCGGTTCGACCCCGACTACGAGTTCGACGCTGGCTTCGAGGAGACGCTCGAGTGGGACAACGACAACGGGATGCAGGGGATGGTCGAGCTCTGTCACGGCTGTGGCGGCTGTCGGGGGCCACAGGAGACCACCGGCGGCGTGATGTGTCCGACCTACCGCGCGGCCGACGAGGAGATAACCGCGACTCGCGGCCGGGCGAACATGCTCCGGCAGGCGATGAGCGGCGACCTGCCCGACGACCCGACCGACGAGGAGTTCATGTCCGAGGTGCTCGACCTCTGTATCGGCTGCAAGGGGTGTGCGAAAGACTGCCCGAGCGAGGTGGACATGGCGAAGCTCAAAGCCGAAGTCACCCACGCCTACCACCAGGAACACGGGTCGAGCCTCCGGGACAAGCTGTTCGCGAACGTCGACACGCTGGCGAGCCTGGGGAGTACGTTCGCGCCGCTGTCGAACGTCGCCTCGAAGGTGCCCGGCGCCCGGACCGTCCTGGAGAAGACGGTCGGTATCGCCAGCGACCGCACGCTCCCGACCTTCGAGCGCGCGACGCTGCAGGACTGGTTCGACGACCGGGAGCCACGGGTCAGCGAGACCGAGGCGGACCGGAAGGCCGTCCTCTTCCCCGATACGTACACCAACTACAGCCACCCCGAGATCGGCCGCGCGGCGGTCCGGGTGCTCGAAGCGGCGGGCGTCCACGTGCGACTGTCCGACCGGACCGACAGCGGCCGGCCCGCACACTCGAAGGGGTTCCTCGATAAGTCCCGTGCGGCCGCCGAGGCGAACGTCGAGGCGCTGACGCCGGCCGTCGACAACGGCTGGGACGTCGTCCTCGTCGAACCCTCGGACGCCGTGATGTTCCAGCTCGACTACCTGGACCTGCTGTCGGGCGAGGCCGTCGAGACACTCGCGGCCAACAGCTACGGGCTCTGTGAGTACCTCGACCGCTTCGACCTGGACCGCAACGTCGACTGGGCCGCCCCCGGCGAGGCACTGACCTACCACGGCCACTGCCACCAGAAGGCGACGAAGAAGGACCACCACGCCGTCGGCGTGCTCCGCCGGGCGGGCTACGAGGTGGACCCCCTGGACTCGGGCTGCTGTGGCATGGCCGGGAGCTTCGGCTACGAGGCCGAGCACTTCTCGATGAGCAAGGCTATCGGCTCCATCCTCTTCGACCAGGTCGCGGACAGCGACGGCGAGCAGGTCGTCGCGCCCGGAGCGTCCTGTCGCACGCAGCTGGGTGACCGCGAGCGCGCCACCGACGAACCGCCTCACCCGGCCGAGATGCTCGCGGCAGCGCTCCCCTAG
- a CDS encoding AsnC family transcriptional regulator, giving the protein MRDLDETDLEILQLLLSNARRPYSDIADVVGLSAPAVSDRVDRLEEVGVIQRFTLDVDRSQLRTGIPVLVSLDVGGDAQSVASVRTTLLDAGAVEHVFTTAEADLVVFARVPDNDIASWLADAVTEDVVDEFEVTLLAGADWSPDLGGTDFALTCAQCGNTVDSEGTAARIDGDLYQFCCPSCEARFEEKYEQLRQEAD; this is encoded by the coding sequence ATGCGCGACCTCGACGAGACAGACCTCGAGATTCTCCAGCTGCTGCTCTCGAACGCCCGCCGCCCGTACAGCGACATCGCCGACGTCGTGGGGCTTTCGGCCCCGGCCGTCTCGGACCGGGTCGACCGGCTGGAGGAAGTCGGTGTCATCCAGCGGTTCACACTCGACGTGGACCGGTCCCAGCTCCGGACGGGGATTCCGGTACTCGTCTCGCTCGACGTCGGGGGTGACGCCCAGTCGGTCGCCTCGGTTCGAACGACGCTGCTGGACGCTGGGGCCGTCGAGCACGTCTTCACCACTGCGGAGGCCGACCTCGTGGTGTTCGCGCGGGTGCCGGACAACGATATCGCAAGTTGGCTCGCGGACGCTGTCACCGAGGACGTGGTGGACGAATTCGAGGTGACGCTGCTCGCCGGGGCCGACTGGTCGCCCGACCTGGGCGGGACGGACTTCGCGCTCACCTGTGCCCAGTGTGGCAATACCGTCGATAGCGAGGGGACCGCCGCGCGCATCGACGGCGACCTCTACCAGTTCTGCTGCCCGTCATGTGAGGCACGTTTCGAGGAGAAGTACGAGCAGCTCCGGCAGGAGGCGGACTGA
- a CDS encoding UxaA family hydrolase — METFAGFDRPSGPAGVRNYVAVVPVSVAASAVADAIADSAGENVHATPHQMGTDPPDQARAQIERTLSGIGTNPNVGAALVVGLGTESTDADAIADAIAAADRSVETLSIRERGGTSAAVEAGVDIAERLWADIAGLERTEQDASELVFGVECGGSDATSGIASNPAVGAACDRLVEDGGTACFSETPEFIGAEHILADRCEDEDLRERLLERVDFRESAAQLMGVDLRGAQPSPGNQEGGLTTIEEKSLGAIVKGGTSPVRGLVDYADRLPVGGGLVLMDTPGYDVESVVGKVAGGAQVVAFTTGRGSTTGNPIAPVIKVTGNPKTGERLGSNMDIDVSTILEGESIEAAGDRVYDLLLDVANGTRTAAELRRLEEFAINELQPNELAQLRENA; from the coding sequence ATGGAAACCTTCGCGGGGTTCGACCGGCCAAGCGGGCCAGCGGGTGTCCGGAACTACGTCGCTGTGGTACCGGTATCGGTCGCAGCGTCGGCGGTCGCGGACGCTATCGCCGACAGCGCGGGAGAGAACGTCCACGCTACGCCCCACCAGATGGGGACGGACCCGCCCGACCAGGCACGAGCACAGATCGAGCGGACGCTGTCCGGTATCGGCACGAACCCCAACGTCGGGGCCGCGCTCGTCGTCGGCCTGGGGACCGAGTCGACGGACGCCGACGCCATCGCCGACGCTATCGCTGCGGCGGACCGGTCGGTGGAGACCCTCAGCATCCGCGAACGCGGGGGCACGTCGGCGGCCGTCGAAGCGGGCGTCGACATCGCAGAGCGCCTCTGGGCCGACATCGCGGGTCTGGAGCGGACCGAACAGGACGCGAGCGAACTCGTCTTCGGCGTCGAGTGTGGCGGTTCGGACGCGACCAGCGGTATCGCGTCCAACCCCGCAGTCGGCGCGGCCTGTGACCGCCTCGTCGAGGACGGCGGGACGGCCTGCTTCTCGGAGACGCCCGAGTTCATCGGTGCAGAGCACATCCTCGCGGACCGCTGCGAGGACGAGGACCTGCGCGAACGCCTGCTCGAACGGGTCGACTTCCGCGAGTCGGCCGCCCAGCTGATGGGCGTCGACCTCCGGGGTGCCCAGCCCAGCCCGGGCAACCAGGAGGGCGGCCTGACGACAATCGAAGAGAAGAGTCTGGGCGCCATCGTCAAGGGTGGCACCTCGCCGGTCCGTGGTCTCGTCGACTACGCCGACCGGCTCCCCGTCGGCGGCGGCCTCGTCCTGATGGACACGCCCGGCTACGACGTCGAGAGCGTCGTGGGCAAGGTGGCCGGCGGCGCACAGGTCGTGGCCTTCACCACGGGGCGTGGCTCGACGACGGGCAACCCCATCGCACCGGTCATCAAGGTGACGGGGAACCCGAAGACCGGCGAGCGCCTCGGCTCGAACATGGACATCGACGTGAGCACGATCCTCGAAGGCGAGTCGATAGAAGCGGCCGGCGACCGGGTGTACGACCTGCTGCTCGACGTCGCGAACGGGACGCGAACCGCCGCCGAACTCCGGCGGCTCGAGGAGTTCGCCATCAACGAGCTGCAGCCAAACGAACTGGCGCAACTACGGGAGAACGCATGA
- a CDS encoding DUF5995 family protein, whose protein sequence is MLRSASSTGRRSQLWHAMRGLHKPQPRADGGPCDPDVLALVETPYTGMADTHRRLASLHRLFESRADRRAVFLAIYTEMTGAVAEGLDDGTFVDSEWVAEYLVTFANLYREAVADYEAGRHESLAPPWQLAFEAAERGDSLVVQDAMLGVNAHINYDLALTLERVGVGPNRREKYADHHAVTDVIRSLVDEAQASMAEREADGIARLDRSLGRADEWLTVLAIDECRDSAWRTAVALHSRFPPRRWLAQWLNAATSTGVARLLFASRTSDRLHDTVAGFEGSDGG, encoded by the coding sequence ATGCTCCGCTCCGCGTCGTCGACCGGGCGACGCTCCCAACTGTGGCACGCGATGCGAGGCCTCCACAAGCCCCAGCCGCGGGCAGACGGCGGACCGTGCGACCCTGACGTACTCGCACTCGTCGAGACGCCGTACACCGGCATGGCCGACACCCACCGCCGGCTCGCGTCGCTCCACCGGCTGTTCGAGTCACGGGCGGACCGCCGAGCCGTGTTCCTTGCTATCTACACGGAGATGACCGGTGCCGTCGCCGAGGGACTCGACGACGGGACCTTCGTCGATTCTGAATGGGTGGCCGAGTACCTCGTCACCTTCGCGAACCTGTACCGAGAGGCCGTCGCCGACTACGAGGCAGGTCGCCACGAGTCGCTCGCGCCGCCCTGGCAGCTCGCGTTCGAGGCCGCAGAACGCGGGGACTCGCTCGTGGTCCAGGACGCCATGCTGGGCGTGAACGCGCACATCAACTACGACCTCGCGCTCACGCTCGAGCGGGTCGGCGTCGGACCGAACCGTCGGGAGAAGTACGCGGACCACCACGCCGTCACCGACGTCATCCGCTCGCTGGTCGACGAGGCCCAGGCGTCTATGGCCGAGCGCGAGGCCGACGGTATCGCCCGCCTCGACCGCTCACTGGGGCGGGCCGACGAGTGGCTGACCGTGCTGGCCATCGACGAGTGTCGCGACAGCGCCTGGCGGACCGCCGTCGCCCTCCACTCGCGGTTCCCGCCCCGCCGCTGGCTGGCCCAGTGGCTGAACGCTGCGACGTCGACCGGTGTTGCACGCCTCCTGTTCGCCTCGCGGACCAGTGACCGACTCCACGACACGGTCGCCGGGTTCGAAGGCTCGGACGGCGGGTGA
- a CDS encoding heavy metal translocating P-type ATPase — protein MSHRRSQVEIGGMSCANCSQTVAEALESLDGVSAASINYATDEGSVEYDPERVSLGELLEAIEDAGYTAMTDSVTIGITDMSCANCSQTVERALAETPGVVEATANFATDEAQVTYNPADATLSDLYDAIESAGYAPVREDDADESADERREAARTGEIRRQRRLTLFGAALAAPLLFFLVERLLLGGDVLPATVFGVEFGWVEFLLATPVQLVLGYPFYRNSYKALVKNRTANMDVLIALGSSTAYLYSVVVLLGLLASEGLYFDTAALILVFITLGNYLEARSKGQASEALRKLLEMEADTATLVDEDGTEREVAIEDVEVGDHMKVRPGEQIPTDGVVVDGQSAVDESMVTGESVPVEKGEGDEVVGSTINENGVLVVEATKVGKDTALQQIVQTVKEAQSRQPEIQNLADRISAYFVPAVIVNALVWGTVWYLFPGALAGFVGALPLWGLVGGGPAALSAFEFAVVVFASAVLIACPCALGLATPAATMVGTTIGAQNGVLFKGGDVLERAKDVDTVVFDKTGTLTEGEMRLTDVVALGETGTLRSDGGEYVTESDRSAGDDALDEAAVLRLAASAERGSEHPLAKAIVEGARERDIDVPDADEFENVPGHGVRAIVEDGAVLVGNRKLLRDNDVDADAAAETMERLESEGKTAMLVAYEGSLVGVVANADTVKESAAGAVSELRERGTDVMMITGDNERTARAVAEQVGIDPDLVRAEVLPEDKSDAVEAIQAEGRKAMMVGDGVNDAPALVVAYVGCAIGSGTDVAIEAADVTLMRDDPLDVVKAIRISEGTLAKIKQNLFWALGYNTAMIPLASLGLLQPVLAAGAMAFSSVSVLTNSLLFRRYEPDHDYELLGRLR, from the coding sequence ATGAGCCACCGTCGAAGCCAGGTCGAGATAGGGGGGATGAGCTGTGCGAACTGCTCGCAGACCGTCGCCGAGGCCCTGGAGTCGCTCGACGGCGTCTCGGCGGCGAGCATCAACTACGCCACCGACGAGGGAAGCGTCGAGTACGACCCGGAGCGCGTCTCGCTCGGCGAGCTGCTCGAGGCCATCGAGGACGCCGGCTACACGGCGATGACGGACTCGGTCACCATCGGCATCACCGACATGTCGTGTGCGAATTGCTCGCAGACAGTCGAGCGCGCGCTCGCGGAGACGCCCGGCGTCGTCGAGGCGACGGCGAACTTCGCCACCGACGAAGCCCAGGTGACGTACAACCCCGCCGACGCGACGCTGTCCGACCTCTACGACGCTATCGAGTCGGCCGGCTACGCGCCGGTCCGCGAGGACGACGCCGACGAGTCGGCGGACGAACGGCGTGAGGCGGCCCGTACGGGCGAGATTCGACGCCAGCGCAGGCTGACGCTGTTCGGTGCCGCCTTGGCTGCCCCGCTCCTCTTCTTCCTCGTCGAGCGACTGCTGCTCGGCGGGGACGTCCTCCCGGCCACGGTGTTCGGCGTCGAATTCGGCTGGGTCGAGTTCCTGCTCGCGACGCCGGTCCAGCTCGTGTTGGGGTACCCATTCTACAGGAATTCCTACAAAGCCCTCGTGAAGAACCGCACGGCGAACATGGACGTCCTCATCGCGCTGGGATCGTCGACGGCCTACCTCTACTCGGTCGTCGTGCTACTGGGCCTGCTCGCCAGCGAGGGGCTGTACTTCGATACGGCGGCGCTCATCCTCGTGTTCATCACGCTGGGCAACTACCTGGAGGCCCGCTCGAAGGGCCAGGCCAGCGAGGCGCTCCGGAAACTGCTGGAGATGGAGGCCGACACCGCCACCCTGGTCGACGAGGACGGGACCGAGCGAGAGGTCGCCATCGAGGACGTCGAAGTGGGCGACCACATGAAGGTCCGGCCCGGCGAGCAGATTCCGACCGACGGCGTCGTAGTCGACGGCCAGAGCGCCGTCGACGAGTCGATGGTCACCGGCGAGTCCGTCCCCGTCGAGAAGGGCGAGGGCGACGAGGTGGTCGGGTCGACCATCAACGAGAACGGCGTGCTCGTCGTCGAGGCGACGAAGGTCGGGAAGGACACCGCGCTCCAGCAGATCGTCCAGACCGTCAAGGAGGCCCAGTCGCGCCAGCCCGAGATTCAGAACCTCGCCGACCGCATCTCGGCGTACTTCGTGCCTGCGGTCATCGTGAACGCCCTTGTGTGGGGTACCGTCTGGTACCTCTTCCCGGGCGCGCTCGCGGGGTTCGTCGGTGCCCTCCCGCTGTGGGGCCTGGTCGGCGGCGGGCCGGCCGCGCTCTCGGCGTTCGAGTTCGCCGTCGTCGTCTTCGCCTCCGCGGTGCTCATCGCCTGTCCCTGTGCGCTGGGGCTGGCGACGCCGGCGGCGACGATGGTCGGCACCACCATCGGCGCGCAGAACGGCGTGCTGTTCAAGGGCGGTGACGTCCTCGAGCGCGCGAAGGACGTCGACACCGTCGTCTTCGACAAGACCGGGACGCTCACCGAGGGTGAGATGCGTCTCACCGACGTCGTCGCCCTCGGCGAGACGGGGACGCTCCGCTCTGACGGTGGCGAGTACGTCACCGAGAGCGACCGCTCGGCCGGTGACGACGCGCTCGACGAGGCGGCAGTCCTCCGACTCGCGGCCAGCGCCGAGCGGGGGAGCGAACACCCCCTGGCGAAGGCCATCGTCGAGGGCGCGCGGGAACGGGATATCGACGTCCCCGACGCCGACGAGTTCGAGAACGTCCCCGGCCACGGGGTCCGTGCCATCGTTGAGGACGGTGCGGTGCTCGTCGGCAACCGCAAGCTCCTGCGGGACAACGACGTCGACGCCGACGCTGCCGCGGAGACGATGGAACGCCTCGAGAGCGAGGGGAAGACGGCGATGCTCGTCGCCTACGAGGGCTCGCTGGTCGGCGTGGTCGCCAACGCCGATACGGTCAAGGAGAGCGCCGCTGGGGCGGTCTCAGAACTCCGCGAGCGGGGCACCGACGTGATGATGATAACCGGCGACAACGAGCGCACCGCCCGCGCCGTCGCCGAACAGGTCGGCATCGACCCCGACCTGGTCCGGGCCGAGGTCCTCCCCGAGGACAAGTCCGACGCCGTCGAAGCCATCCAGGCCGAGGGCCGCAAGGCCATGATGGTCGGTGACGGTGTCAACGACGCGCCGGCGCTCGTCGTCGCATACGTCGGCTGTGCCATCGGGTCGGGTACCGACGTCGCCATCGAAGCGGCAGACGTGACGCTGATGCGCGACGACCCGCTGGACGTGGTGAAGGCCATCCGCATCAGCGAGGGGACGCTCGCGAAAATCAAGCAGAACCTGTTCTGGGCGCTCGGCTACAACACGGCGATGATTCCCCTGGCCTCGCTCGGCCTGCTCCAGCCGGTGCTGGCAGCCGGGGCGATGGCGTTCTCGTCGGTCTCCGTCCTCACGAACAGCCTGCTGTTCCGGCGGTACGAACCCGACCACGACTACGAACTGCTCGGCCGGCTCCGCTGA
- a CDS encoding helix-hairpin-helix domain-containing protein: MRCERCGEPVERYELDGAAAISCPKCGFIGVPVDHKSEPKPHESWQDAFERFYARFGVDEDRDASETAMVRHLTDLEGVGPAVAERLRRGGYDSVAALSTASPGDLEAVDGIGPRLAARLITQLDGDERTPVDADEPA; encoded by the coding sequence GTGCGATGTGAGCGCTGCGGGGAGCCCGTCGAACGGTACGAGCTCGACGGAGCCGCCGCTATCAGCTGCCCGAAGTGCGGGTTCATCGGGGTCCCGGTCGACCACAAGTCCGAGCCGAAGCCACACGAGTCCTGGCAGGACGCCTTCGAACGGTTCTACGCGCGATTCGGTGTCGATGAGGACCGGGACGCGTCGGAGACGGCGATGGTCCGCCACCTCACCGACCTGGAGGGCGTCGGGCCGGCCGTGGCCGAGCGACTGCGGCGGGGCGGCTACGATTCGGTCGCCGCGCTGTCGACGGCGTCCCCCGGAGACCTGGAGGCCGTCGACGGCATCGGCCCGCGGCTCGCTGCTCGGCTCATCACGCAGTTGGACGGCGACGAGCGGACGCCGGTGGACGCCGACGAACCGGCGTGA